The DNA window TTACGTTCCGGTTCCGAGCTTTTCTTCACCACGTTGATCGAGAAGCGGTGTTTCCAAGGGGCGGAGGAGATCAACGCTTTCGGAACGGATTTCGCAAACGAGAAACTACGGAGTTTGGTGGAAAGTTTTTGTTCCTTGTCGGCACCGCCCTCGCCATCGCCACCACCACCGTCGCGACCCTTGCTCGAAGATTCGTATGCTCTCGTTTTCATCAACTCCTGCATCGTTCTGGACGCCGTTGCGCCGGACCAAGTCCATTCCGCGTGTCGGTTGTCGGTCTTCTTCGTCTCGTAGAGTCTAACTTCGCTGGCTGCTCTCGAACGAGGTCTCGGAAACCGTGGAATTCGATCGTTCGGACCGACCGTCCAACCGCCTGGTTTCGAAACGTGCTTGTACATCGGTTCCTTCTTCTCCGAGAGCGATAGATCTCTCGTATCGGTGTCGTCGATCTTGCCGGAGAAAATGCTACGACTCGTGGGAGCTTCCTGTTGAACGAACGTGGTCTGATTCGAGCCATCGCCACCGAGGTCGTCGGTAGCCGGCGGCATGTAGCCGAGGACGTTCACCAATCTCGCGAGCAGCTCCGCCGGTTGAATCATCGCGTGGGTGGCGAACGTTGCCGTTTTATCGATCCTCTGGAGATCCGTTTCGGAGACGACGCGAGCAATCGGGTCCCTCTGTCGAACGAAATCGACATGTATAGCAAGAGCAACGATAGCGATGTCCGTATCCTGGTAATCGGTACGGCGGTCTGGTTTCTTACCGTTGGTACTACTTCGCTGTTCGCGCGGCGTCGAGGTCTCAAACGAACGATATTTTCGCTGCCTTTCCCGCCGTGCATCATGTCCCGAAGATCGGGAAAGCTGCTGCTTCGGGGGAATTTCGTTCGCGGAATTTCCTGGCTGCATTCGTCAACGTACACCCTCTGAAACGAAACAACGTATCGAATTGAATTCTTTGCGAACGATCGGCTTTCGAGCAGCGTACGTTTTGCAGCACCTGCGTAAACACAGAGACATCGATATTCCGAGCAGAACTCGGAATCGGAACTAGATCGTTTACCTTGACTTTGGACAGCTGAAGCTCGTTGAACACGCGCCGCAAGTAATCGATCTCTTTATTGAATTCGTTCCAGATCTTACTCTGCGTGTGTTTCAAATTGATCGCCAGCTTATGCTCGATTCTCGTGATCTTCTTGCTGCGCATACCTCGGGCGATAAACGTCATGATCATAACGATGTATCCCAGTCCGAACGAAATCCAACAAATCAGAAAGGTTttgtacaaaatgaaaaaaatcccGCTACCTCTTCTATTGTCCTGCCCTGCCGAGTGCGAAACAAGATTTTCATAGTGTTTCGATTCGAACGTTCGTGTCGCCGAACGAACCGCTGGTCCGTGCGAACACGAGCGAGTGAAAACTGTGTCCGTGACGAACGCGCGTCAACGTCGGCGATTCGATCGACAGATGCGAATGCTGATCAAGGTATTGCAACAGTAAGGGCGAGAGGGTACTTACTTTTGCGCGTCGAGTACACGAAATCCTTGTTCTCGCGCGTGCAAGACAAAAGGAAGGGGGAAAGTATTAGAAACGGTCGCGCGTTCGATCGTTGGCATCGAGGAAATTCGAGGAAACTCGAGGAAATTAGAGGAAAGAAGAGTGCGACTAAACGCGATCTGACCTGCCACGTAGTCTCCGAAACCGATGGTCGTCAACGTGACGAAAGCGTAATAGACGGCTTCGTCGTAGCTCCAACCTTCGTAATGTGAGAAAAGGAATGCTGGGAAAAATATAAACATGACAAAACCGGGCGTCAGGTAGGCGAATATCTGTGCAGCCAGTCCAACTTTTCTCGTTTCGAACGTCGTCAGTTTCCTCGGACAGTAACCGTTGCGGGCATGATGCTTGTACGATTTGTACTTTTGATGCGCCTTCACGAACACGTGTCCGAAGAATTCTCCCAGCTGCGACAGCAAAATTCCGTTTATGGGGATGCCTATCAGACCGTAAAATATCATCAAGATGCGACTGAGCACGGTCGTCGGAGCCAAATTTCCGTAACCTATAGCACGCATAAAAACGAATAGGTATAAAGCTAACGAATCCTTTGCCGAATTTgttcttaacacgttgactgccgcgcGCATTTTACGTGGTTTGCCCATGGCGTCAACATGAATTTTATATTACGCGatgccggtcaccggtgacccccATGGCAGTCAACGTATTAAACGTCCTTAATGTAACGTAACGCAATATAAATCGCAAGATCGTTAGCTCGTACGCGTGTATCTACGTACCTATTGTGCTGACAACGGTgtacgcgaaataaaaactgttataaaaatccCATCTCAAGTAGTCGGTTTCGTTTTCGGTATAGTTATAGACCGATTTCCCACAGTAGTCCGTCAATTTTCCAAGAATCTCGTCGTGATCGTGGTGGCGGCTGGGCACATAGTGCGTGTGAAGCAGAGCTGAAAAAGGAAAACCGAATCTTACAATTGATCCTCAGCGACAAAGGTTTGCGCTGCATTGTACTGGTCACGTGCAACGCGAACATCTACTTAAGTTGTGATGTCGCGTAAATTGTTTCACGCGATCGCACGCTCCTCGCCGATTTCTCGGGTATCGAATGACGAGGATGTAATGGGAAAGGATGGGAAACGAG is part of the Halictus rubicundus isolate RS-2024b chromosome 3, iyHalRubi1_principal, whole genome shotgun sequence genome and encodes:
- the Ork1 gene encoding open rectifier K[+] channel 1 isoform X1, which codes for MSKKQWMVLLMLFLTYLLLGASMFYHIESPIEIERVQKAKRERIEINALLHTHYVPSRHHDHDEILGKLTDYCGKSVYNYTENETDYLRWDFYNSFYFAYTVVSTIGYGNLAPTTVLSRILMIFYGLIGIPINGILLSQLGEFFGHVFVKAHQKYKSYKHHARNGYCPRKLTTFETRKVGLAAQIFAYLTPGFVMFIFFPAFLFSHYEGWSYDEAVYYAFVTLTTIGFGDYVAGQDNRRGSGIFFILYKTFLICWISFGLGYIVMIMTFIARGMRSKKITRIEHKLAINLKHTQSKIWNEFNKEIDYLRRVFNELQLSKVKRVYVDECSQEIPRTKFPRSSSFPDLRDMMHGGKGSENIVRLRPRRRANSEVVPTRDPIARVVSETDLQRIDKTATFATHAMIQPAELLARLVNVLGYMPPATDDLGGDGSNQTTFVQQEAPTSRSIFSGKIDDTDTRDLSLSEKKEPMYKHVSKPGGWTVGPNDRIPRFPRPRSRAASEVRLYETKKTDNRHAEWTWSGATASRTMQELMKTRAYESSSKGRDGGGGDGEGGADKEQKLSTKLRSFSFAKSVPKALISSAPWKHRFSINVVKKSSEPERNAAANASDKDTEEAFAAGLPGFDDVRESNAISTSRRNYYTHTGAANDRSEKESSNLLEETSLADFVRALSFLHASVATTGSWATGESGDDDRVQETRPQRKMGTASLSPPKLPSLFTLFSSSPAGSTTGQTNNRSATADISQNGNRPGTQPGHRDTRRGSLAFGGPQVAKPRRFSLRPVATPVSPPTPPRSASPFLSDSRHTSYENKSTFLFESPKEPLIRTEGAPGLSSPIMPSAPNQTRRFSLRPAQGQIADASTEETAASVLPTLKPVPRWKAGMLQRQIGQKNLRRRVRAFSLSDVQVDDLKEKLEGPGPLARARGTNDPETASVGHASKERYASFSQTPYTSTRPVDKTVRIVDPRLPVIDRSTISTESASCQQQQQQPASTERERGSVVPIESDAFGNFQNASDATTQHPLIQVKIEHPTAASSQSSSSTVTTDPRSDDSIHLTEIKIEKLDSRSHDKS
- the Ork1 gene encoding open rectifier K[+] channel 1 isoform X2, yielding MFYHIESPIEIERVQKAKRERIEINALLHTHYVPSRHHDHDEILGKLTDYCGKSVYNYTENETDYLRWDFYNSFYFAYTVVSTIGYGNLAPTTVLSRILMIFYGLIGIPINGILLSQLGEFFGHVFVKAHQKYKSYKHHARNGYCPRKLTTFETRKVGLAAQIFAYLTPGFVMFIFFPAFLFSHYEGWSYDEAVYYAFVTLTTIGFGDYVAGQDNRRGSGIFFILYKTFLICWISFGLGYIVMIMTFIARGMRSKKITRIEHKLAINLKHTQSKIWNEFNKEIDYLRRVFNELQLSKVKRVYVDECSQEIPRTKFPRSSSFPDLRDMMHGGKGSENIVRLRPRRRANSEVVPTRDPIARVVSETDLQRIDKTATFATHAMIQPAELLARLVNVLGYMPPATDDLGGDGSNQTTFVQQEAPTSRSIFSGKIDDTDTRDLSLSEKKEPMYKHVSKPGGWTVGPNDRIPRFPRPRSRAASEVRLYETKKTDNRHAEWTWSGATASRTMQELMKTRAYESSSKGRDGGGGDGEGGADKEQKLSTKLRSFSFAKSVPKALISSAPWKHRFSINVVKKSSEPERNAAANASDKDTEEAFAAGLPGFDDVRESNAISTSRRNYYTHTGAANDRSEKESSNLLEETSLADFVRALSFLHASVATTGSWATGESGDDDRVQETRPQRKMGTASLSPPKLPSLFTLFSSSPAGSTTGQTNNRSATADISQNGNRPGTQPGHRDTRRGSLAFGGPQVAKPRRFSLRPVATPVSPPTPPRSASPFLSDSRHTSYENKSTFLFESPKEPLIRTEGAPGLSSPIMPSAPNQTRRFSLRPAQGQIADASTEETAASVLPTLKPVPRWKAGMLQRQIGQKNLRRRVRAFSLSDVQVDDLKEKLEGPGPLARARGTNDPETASVGHASKERYASFSQTPYTSTRPVDKTVRIVDPRLPVIDRSTISTESASCQQQQQQPASTERERGSVVPIESDAFGNFQNASDATTQHPLIQVKIEHPTAASSQSSSSTVTTDPRSDDSIHLTEIKIEKLDSRSHDKS